One stretch of Zingiber officinale cultivar Zhangliang chromosome 6B, Zo_v1.1, whole genome shotgun sequence DNA includes these proteins:
- the LOC121992751 gene encoding ADP-ribosylation factor GTPase-activating protein AGD2-like isoform X3: MASIGEAYHGDLSFADSLEAFGAGHDDPSSIAIGGPVMSKFITAFRELGSYKELLRTQVEHMLSNRLMQFINVDIQNAKECRRRFDKASAGYDQAREKFMSLKKGARVDIVAELEENLHNNKSAFERCRFNLVNALSNIEAKKKFEFLESISAVMDAHMRYFKQGYELLSQMEPFIHQVLTYTQHSKEIVNVEQDKLEKRIQQFRTQSELASLRPSSNMEATTSGDGIHVSGSNSYKNIEDLMQSTANGKVQIIKQGYLLKRSSSLRADWKRRFFVLDSHGTLYYYIDKWNKQQGDDNLFHTVDLRTSTIKIDAEQIDLRFCFRIISPVKSFILQAENEVDRMEWVEKIKGVIASLLNSTLSKQGVDMDGSRLTDVSGADTQMLEGSLSTKVNDNVSKILRNIPGNDVCAECGALEPEWASLNLGILVCIECSGVHRKLGVHISKVRSLTLDVKVWEPAVMDLFCALGNAYCNSVWEELLLFQDQRIDEHDADLLPIKKPTPKDVISRKEKYIRSKYEDKSLIVRETIESDLPPVTVRVWEAVKTNNVQVVYRLLVASDASPNTKYDQVNTELDDMVDTSSHICNDLMERQQFDPTCQKIKDSGGSDNCLQGCSLLHLACHVGDPVMLELLLQYGADINYQDFHGRTPLHHCVSARNNSLAKYLIRRSASTSVKDGGGFTALERAMERGAIPDEELFILLADHL, translated from the exons AT GGCATCAATTGGTGAAGCATATCATGGCGATCTTTCATTTGCGGATTCATTGGAAGCATTTGGTGCTGGACATGATGATCCTTCCAGCATCGCTATAGGAG GACCTGTGATGTCAAAATTCATAACTGCATTTAGGGAACTTGGGAGTTACAAAGAACTTCTTCGTACTCAG GTAGAACATATGCTGAGTAACAGGCTGATGCAATTCATCAATGTGGACATACAAAATGCTAAG GAATGTCGTCGGAGGTTTGATAAAGCTTCAGCAGGGTATGATCAG GCACGTGAGAAGTTTATGTCGCTGAAGAAGGGTGCACGTGTAGACATAGTTGCTGAATTAGAAGAG AATCTTCACAATAACAAGTCAGCTTTTGAAAGATGCCGGTTTAATCTA GTTAATGCACTTTCAAATATTGAAGCAAAGAAAAAGTTTGAATTCCTTGAATCAATAAGTGCAGTTATGGATGCCCATATGAGATACTTTAAGCAG GGATATGAATTATTGAGCCAAATGGAACCCTTTATTCACCAG GTTTTGACATATACTCAACATTCAAAAGAAATTGTTAATGTCGAGCAAGATAAGCTTGAAAAGAGAATCCAACAGTTCAGAACTCAAAGTGAACTTGCAAGCCTTAGGCCCTCTAGCAATATGGAAGCCACTACAAGTGGTGATGGCATTCATGTATCTGGTTCCAATTCATACAAAAACATAGAAGACCTAATGCAATCTACTGCCAATGGAAAG GTTCAGATAATTAAACAAGGTTATCTTCTTAAACGGTCTTCAAGCTTGAGGGCAGATTGGAAAAGGCGGTTTTTTGTACTTGATAGCCATGGAACTTTGTACTACTATATAGATAAATGGAATAAACAGCAG GGTGATGATAACCTTTTTCACACTGTTGATCTTCGAACCTCGACCATTAAAATAGATGCAGAGCAAATAGATTTGAGGTTTTGCTTCAGAATAATTTCTCCTGTGAAATCATTCATATTACAG GCTGAAAATGAAGTAGATAGAATGGAATGGGTTGAGAAAATCAAAGGTGTCATTGCATCACTCCTAAATTCTACTTTATCAAAGCAG GGTGTGGACATGGATGGTTCTCGCCTTACTGATGTGAGTGGTGCTGACACCCAAATGCTGGAAGGAAGTTTGAGTACAAAAGTAAATGATAATGTCTCCAAAATTCTCAGGAATATTCCAGGAAATGATGTTTGTGCTGAATGTGGTGCTCTTGAGCCTGAGTGGGCATCTCTAAATCTGGGAATTCTAGTGTGCATAGAATGCTCTGGTGTTCACAGAAAACTTGGAGTACATATTTCAAAG GTGAGGTCACTGACTCTAGATGTTAAGGTATGGGAGCCAGCTGTTATGGACCTATTTTGTGCCCTTGGCAATGCTTATTGTAATTCCGTGTGGGAAGAATTGCTCCTTTTTCAAGATCAAAG AATTGATGAACATGATGCAGACCTATTGCCAATCAAGAAGCCTACTCCTAAAGATGTCAtttcaagaaaagaaaaatatattcgTTCAAAG TATGAGGACAAATCTTTGATAGTCAGGGAAACAATCGAGTCTGATCTTCCTCCAGTTACAGTTCGTGTCTGGGAAGCAGTGAAAACTAATAATGTTCAAGTAGTGTACCGCCTTCTTGTGGCCTCAGATGCCAGTCCTAACACTAAATATGATCAAGTGAACACTGAGCTTGATGACATGGTGGATACATCGAGTCACATATGTAACGATTTGATGGAGAGGCAACAATTTGATCCTACATGCCAGAAAATCAAGGATTCTGGTGGCTCAGATAATTGTTTGCAAGGTTGCTCATTATTGCATCTAGCATGCCATGTTGGTGATCCTGTCATGTTAGAGCTCCTGTTACAGTATGGTGCTGATATTAATTATCAAGATTTCCATGGGAGGACACCTCTCCATCACTGTGTTTCTGCAAGAAATAATTCTCTTGCTAAATACTTAATTAGGAG GAGTGCAAGCACATCAGTTAAAGATGGTGGTGGCTTCACAGCTCTAGAAAGAGCAATGGAGCGTGGAGCAATTCCTGACGAAGAATTATTTATATTGCTTGCTGATCACTTGTGA
- the LOC121992751 gene encoding ADP-ribosylation factor GTPase-activating protein AGD2-like isoform X1, translating to MAMAFLTLEDSPMFKKQIHSLEHTTDELKDRCQKLHKGCKKFMASIGEAYHGDLSFADSLEAFGAGHDDPSSIAIGGPVMSKFITAFRELGSYKELLRTQVEHMLSNRLMQFINVDIQNAKECRRRFDKASAGYDQAREKFMSLKKGARVDIVAELEENLHNNKSAFERCRFNLVNALSNIEAKKKFEFLESISAVMDAHMRYFKQGYELLSQMEPFIHQVLTYTQHSKEIVNVEQDKLEKRIQQFRTQSELASLRPSSNMEATTSGDGIHVSGSNSYKNIEDLMQSTANGKVQIIKQGYLLKRSSSLRADWKRRFFVLDSHGTLYYYIDKWNKQQGDDNLFHTVDLRTSTIKIDAEQIDLRFCFRIISPVKSFILQAENEVDRMEWVEKIKGVIASLLNSTLSKQGVDMDGSRLTDVSGADTQMLEGSLSTKVNDNVSKILRNIPGNDVCAECGALEPEWASLNLGILVCIECSGVHRKLGVHISKVRSLTLDVKVWEPAVMDLFCALGNAYCNSVWEELLLFQDQRIDEHDADLLPIKKPTPKDVISRKEKYIRSKYEDKSLIVRETIESDLPPVTVRVWEAVKTNNVQVVYRLLVASDASPNTKYDQVNTELDDMVDTSSHICNDLMERQQFDPTCQKIKDSGGSDNCLQGCSLLHLACHVGDPVMLELLLQYGADINYQDFHGRTPLHHCVSARNNSLAKYLIRRSASTSVKDGGGFTALERAMERGAIPDEELFILLADHL from the exons ATTCATTCATTGGAGCACACAACTGATGAATTGAAAGATCGTTGTCAAAAACTTCACAAAGGATGTAAGAAATTTAT GGCATCAATTGGTGAAGCATATCATGGCGATCTTTCATTTGCGGATTCATTGGAAGCATTTGGTGCTGGACATGATGATCCTTCCAGCATCGCTATAGGAG GACCTGTGATGTCAAAATTCATAACTGCATTTAGGGAACTTGGGAGTTACAAAGAACTTCTTCGTACTCAG GTAGAACATATGCTGAGTAACAGGCTGATGCAATTCATCAATGTGGACATACAAAATGCTAAG GAATGTCGTCGGAGGTTTGATAAAGCTTCAGCAGGGTATGATCAG GCACGTGAGAAGTTTATGTCGCTGAAGAAGGGTGCACGTGTAGACATAGTTGCTGAATTAGAAGAG AATCTTCACAATAACAAGTCAGCTTTTGAAAGATGCCGGTTTAATCTA GTTAATGCACTTTCAAATATTGAAGCAAAGAAAAAGTTTGAATTCCTTGAATCAATAAGTGCAGTTATGGATGCCCATATGAGATACTTTAAGCAG GGATATGAATTATTGAGCCAAATGGAACCCTTTATTCACCAG GTTTTGACATATACTCAACATTCAAAAGAAATTGTTAATGTCGAGCAAGATAAGCTTGAAAAGAGAATCCAACAGTTCAGAACTCAAAGTGAACTTGCAAGCCTTAGGCCCTCTAGCAATATGGAAGCCACTACAAGTGGTGATGGCATTCATGTATCTGGTTCCAATTCATACAAAAACATAGAAGACCTAATGCAATCTACTGCCAATGGAAAG GTTCAGATAATTAAACAAGGTTATCTTCTTAAACGGTCTTCAAGCTTGAGGGCAGATTGGAAAAGGCGGTTTTTTGTACTTGATAGCCATGGAACTTTGTACTACTATATAGATAAATGGAATAAACAGCAG GGTGATGATAACCTTTTTCACACTGTTGATCTTCGAACCTCGACCATTAAAATAGATGCAGAGCAAATAGATTTGAGGTTTTGCTTCAGAATAATTTCTCCTGTGAAATCATTCATATTACAG GCTGAAAATGAAGTAGATAGAATGGAATGGGTTGAGAAAATCAAAGGTGTCATTGCATCACTCCTAAATTCTACTTTATCAAAGCAG GGTGTGGACATGGATGGTTCTCGCCTTACTGATGTGAGTGGTGCTGACACCCAAATGCTGGAAGGAAGTTTGAGTACAAAAGTAAATGATAATGTCTCCAAAATTCTCAGGAATATTCCAGGAAATGATGTTTGTGCTGAATGTGGTGCTCTTGAGCCTGAGTGGGCATCTCTAAATCTGGGAATTCTAGTGTGCATAGAATGCTCTGGTGTTCACAGAAAACTTGGAGTACATATTTCAAAG GTGAGGTCACTGACTCTAGATGTTAAGGTATGGGAGCCAGCTGTTATGGACCTATTTTGTGCCCTTGGCAATGCTTATTGTAATTCCGTGTGGGAAGAATTGCTCCTTTTTCAAGATCAAAG AATTGATGAACATGATGCAGACCTATTGCCAATCAAGAAGCCTACTCCTAAAGATGTCAtttcaagaaaagaaaaatatattcgTTCAAAG TATGAGGACAAATCTTTGATAGTCAGGGAAACAATCGAGTCTGATCTTCCTCCAGTTACAGTTCGTGTCTGGGAAGCAGTGAAAACTAATAATGTTCAAGTAGTGTACCGCCTTCTTGTGGCCTCAGATGCCAGTCCTAACACTAAATATGATCAAGTGAACACTGAGCTTGATGACATGGTGGATACATCGAGTCACATATGTAACGATTTGATGGAGAGGCAACAATTTGATCCTACATGCCAGAAAATCAAGGATTCTGGTGGCTCAGATAATTGTTTGCAAGGTTGCTCATTATTGCATCTAGCATGCCATGTTGGTGATCCTGTCATGTTAGAGCTCCTGTTACAGTATGGTGCTGATATTAATTATCAAGATTTCCATGGGAGGACACCTCTCCATCACTGTGTTTCTGCAAGAAATAATTCTCTTGCTAAATACTTAATTAGGAG GAGTGCAAGCACATCAGTTAAAGATGGTGGTGGCTTCACAGCTCTAGAAAGAGCAATGGAGCGTGGAGCAATTCCTGACGAAGAATTATTTATATTGCTTGCTGATCACTTGTGA